A single window of Drosophila suzukii chromosome 3, CBGP_Dsuzu_IsoJpt1.0, whole genome shotgun sequence DNA harbors:
- the LOC108013391 gene encoding uncharacterized protein isoform X1 — protein sequence MRKPRARCEIIPDAPGIKRHCSWRGQVIRREIMDRRVTAISLIFLPLLGSTFCFQEKAPVQSSLISGQARTDKQQQLDDPLGSGRVLEEHLMKTIGKGGMKLVMASSTTPKPSVQHHYYYPPEDQHPRQYGYGPLLPWSPAPPPPPPPIYPQRPWVPPPPPGPGPPPPPPGPGPPFPPPPVQPPFYNPFYNGFNYYGGYGYGGFGYPGFGGFSGYPYYPFFRSSAGVGEVDNQLAVPEGLTPSGIPGVFQGRATLLSQPNFLEGRNNANIVPLYHLLQMARA from the exons ATGAGAAAACCGAGAGCAAGATGTGAGATTATTCCAGATGCACCGGGTATAAAAAGGCATTGCAGCTGGAGAGGTCAGGTTATTCGGAGAGAGATCATGGATCGAAGAGTGACAGCTATTTCGTTGA TTTTCCTGCCCCTGCTGGGGAGCACGTTCTGTTTCCAGGAGAAGGCTCCGGTGCAGTCGAGCCTGATCTCCGGACAGGCCAGGACGGATAAGCAGCAACAACTGGACGATCCACTGGGCAGTGGACGCGTGCTCGAAGAGCACCTGATGAAGACCATTGGTAAGGGCGGCATGAAGCTGGtgatggcctcgtcgaccACACCGAAACCGTCAGTACAACACCATTACTATTATCCACCAGAGGATCAGCACCCGCGGCAGTATGGCTACGGTCCTCTGCTACCATGGTCGCCGGCACCGCCACCTCCCCCGCCACCCATTTACCCGCAGCGTCCTTGGGTGCCACCACCGCCTCCGGGACCAGGACCGCCACCACCGCCTCCGGGACCAGGACCGCCatttcctcctcctccagtcCAGCCGCCCTTCTACAATCCCTTCTACAATGGCTTCAACTACTACGGCGGCTATGGATATGGGGGCTTTGGCTATCCCGGCTTCGGCGGCTTTTCTGGCTATCCCTACTACCCCTTCTTCCGCTCCTCGGCAGGAGTCGGCGAGGTGGATAACCAACTGGCCGTTCCCGAGGGTCTCACGCCCTCCGGCATTCCTGGCGTTTTCCAGGGCAGGGCCACCCTGCTGTCCCAACCAAACTTCCTCGAGGGCAGGAACAACGCCAACATTGTGCCATTATATCATCTGCTCCAAATGGCCAGGGCCTAG
- the Myo61F gene encoding unconventional myosin IC isoform X2: MASYTSQIKMETGLHERDRAGVQDFVLLENYQDDGAFIENLKKRFQENLIYTYIGQVLVSVNPYKQLPIYTADHVKAYRNKHFYEMPPHIFAVTDNAFRSLIEENRGQCVLISGESGSGKTEASKKVLQFIAACSGNQTTVEGVKDRLLKSNPVLEAFGNAKTNRNDNSSRFGKYMDIQFDFKGAPIGGNILNYLLEKSRVVAQMGGERNFHIFYQLLAGADEALLQELRLERALDRYSYLTDGLNGSVTSINDADSFKQVQQALSVIDFSQEEQREIFGIVASILHLGNVSFIEVEGNAKVNSRDLVVTAARLLGVNATELEAALTHRTIDARGDVVTSPLIHELAIYARDALAKAVYDRLFSWLVQRLNISLQAKETRGARNNVMGILDIYGFEIFQKNSFEQFCINFCNEKLQQLFIELTLKSEQDEYRREGIEWIPVEYFDNKVICNLIEEKHKGIISILDEECLRPGEPTDKTFLEKLTQKLAQHHHYVCHEKAPAHIKKIMLRDEFRLVHYAGEVTYSVNGFLDKNNDLLFRDLKETLSKAGNGIVRSCFPEKELRSLKRPETAITQFRASLNNLMDILMCKEPSYIRCIKPNDLQTATVFNDELVLHQVKYLGLMENLRVRRAGFAYRRTYELFLERYKSLSKSTWPNYKGPGGPKAGVQQLVKDLGWDEEKYRVGETKLFIRWPRTLFDTEDAYQEKKHQIAAIIQAHWKGLVQRRKYLKLRAQVIILQSYCRRKLAQQAAKKRREAADKIRAFIKGFITRNDAPNGFNEEFIANAKRMWLLRLAKELPTKVLDKSWPHAPGHCVEASGILHRLHRLHLARIYRLKLTAQQKRQFELKVLAEKVFKDKKNNYPSSVSSWFQEDRIPKEHIQRVNDFVASTFGSEQLKYQSFCTKFDRHGYKSRDRFILLSNKAVYVLDGKTYKQKHRLPLEKIDFTLTNHNDDLMVIRIPLELKKDKGDLILIIPHLIEFSTYIIDTVGTASIVSIVDRDSVQHNVVKGKGGVIDIQTGAEPGVVRDKGHLVIIGTQ; the protein is encoded by the exons ATGGCCAG TTATACTTCTCAAATCAAAATGGAGACGGGTTTGCACGAAAGAGATCGTGCTGGAGTGCAGGACTTTGTGCTTCTGGAAAACTACCAGGACGATGGTGCCTTCATTGAGAACCTGAAAAAGCGTTTCCAGGAGAACCTGATTTAT ACCTACATTGGCCAGGTGCTAGTCTCCGTGAATCCCTACAAGCAGCTGCCCATTTATACGGCTGACCATGTCAAGGCGTACAGGAACAAGCACTTCTACGAGATGCCCCCACACAT CTTCGCGGTGACCGATAATGCCTTCCGTTCGCTGATCGAGGAGAACCGTGGCCAGTGTGTCCTGATCTCCGGCGAGAGTGGTTCCGGCAAGACGGAGGCCTCCAAGAAGGTGCTGCAGTTCATAGCCGCCTGCTCAGGCAACCAGACTACCGTCGAGGGTGTCAAGGATCGTCTGCTGAAGAGTAATCCTGTCCTGGAAGCTTTCGGAAATGCCAAGACGAACAGGAACGACAACTCCTCCCGCTTCGGCAAGTACATGGACATCCAGTTCGACTTCAAGGGAGCTCCCATTGGAGGAAACATCCTCAACTATCTGCTGGAGAAGTCGCGAGTGGTGGCCCAAATGGGTGGCGAGCGCAACTTCCACATCTTCTATCAACTGCTGGCCGGCGCCGATGAGGCTCTTCTGCAGGAACTGCGTCTGGAGCGGGCTCTGGACAGATATAGCTACCTGACAGATGGG CTCAATGGCAGTGTGACGAGCATCAACGATGCGGATAGCTTCAAGCAGGTGCAGCAGGCTTTGAGTGTGATCGACTTCAGCCAGGAGGAGCAGCGCGAGATCTTTGGGATTGTGGCGAGTATCCTGCACCTGGGAAACGTCAGTTTCATTGaggtggagggtaatgccaaGGTGAACAGCAGGGATCTGGTGGTCACCGCCGCTCGGTTGCTGGGCGTGAATGCCACCGAACTGGAGGCCGCCCTGACCCACCGCACCATCGATGCTCGTGGGGATGTGGTCACTTCGCCACTCATCCATGAGCTGGCCATCTATGCCAGGGATGCCCTGGCCAAGGCTGTCTACGATCGTTTGTTCTCCTGGTTGGTCCAGCGTCTTAACATCTCGCTCCAGGCGAAGGAGACGCGTGGAGCCAGAAACAATGTGATGGGCATCCTGGACATCTACGGGTTCGAGATCTTCCAGAAGAACAGCTTTGAGCAGTTCTGCATCAATTTCTGCAACGAGAAGCTGCAGCAGTTGTTCATCGAGCTGACCCTGAAATCGGAGCAGGATGAGTACAGGAGGGAGGGCATCGAATGGATACCCGTGGAGTACTTCGACAACAAGGTGATCTGCAATCTGATCGAGGAGAAGCACAAGGGCATCATCTCTATATTAGATGAGGAGTGCCTGCGACCGGGAGAGCCCACGGATAAGACGTTCCTGGAGAAGCTCACCCAGAAACTGGCGCAGCACCACCACTACGTTTGCCATGAGAAGGCTCCGGCCCACATCAAGAAGATCATGCTGCGGGATGAGTTCCGTCTGGTCCACTATGCCGGCGAGGTCACCTACAGCGTGAATGGCTTCCTGGACAAGAACAACGATCTGCTGTTCAGGGATCTCAAGGAGACCCTCAGCAAGGCGGGCAATGGCATTGTGAGGAGCTGCTTCCCGGAGAAGGAGCTCCGCAGCCTTAAGCGTCCCGAGACGGCCATCACCCAGTTCCGAGCTTCGTTGAACAACCTCATGGACATCCTGATGTGCAAGGAGCCCAGTTACATCCGCTGCATCAAGCCAAATGACCTGCAGACTGCCACCGTCTTCAACGATGAGTTGGTCCTCCACCAGGTCAAGTACCTGGGACTGATGGAGAACCTGAGGGTGAGGCGAGCTGGTTTCGCCTACCGTCGCACCTATGAGCTCTTCCTGGAGCGCTACAAGTCGCTGAGCAAGTCCACGTGGCCCAATTACAAGGGACCTGGTGGCCCGAAGGCAGGAGTCCAGCAGCTGGTCAAGGATCTGGGCTGGGACGAGGAGAAGTACCGGGTGGGCGAGACGAAGCTGTTCATTCGCTGGCCCAGGACCCTGTTCGATACGGAGGATGCCTACCAGGAGAAGAAGCACCAGATAGCCGCGATCATCCAGGCCCACTGGAAGGGATTGGTGCAGAGGAGGAAGTACCTTAAGCTGCGTGCCCAGGTGATCATCCTGCAGAGCTACTGCAGGAGGAAGTTGGCCCAGCAGGCGGCAAAGAAGCGCCGTGAGGCGGCCGACAAGATCAGGGCCTTCATCAAGGGCTTCATCACGAGGAACGATGCTCCGAATGGCTTCAACGAGGAGTTCATCGCCAATGCCAAGCGAATGTGGCTGCTCCGGCTGGCCAAGGAGCTGCCCACCAAGGTGCTGGACAAGAGCTGGCCCCATGCCCCGGGACATTGTGTTGAGGCCTCTGGCATCCTGCACCGCCTGCATCGCCTCCATCTGGCCAGGATTTACCGCCTGAAACTGACGGCCCAGCAGAAGAGGCAGTTTGAGTTGAAGGTTCTCGCGGAGAAGGTCTTCAAGGACAAGAAGAACAACTATCCCAGTAGTGTGTCCAGCTGGTTCCAGGAGGATCGCATCCCCAAGGAGCACATCCAACGGGTCAACGACTTTGTGGCCAGTACCTTTGGCAGCGAGCAGCTGAAGTACCAGTCCTTCTGCACCAAGTTCGACAGACATGGCTACAAGTCCCGCGATCGCTTCATCCTGCTGAGCAACAAGGCCGTCTACGTTCTGGACGGGAAGACCTACAAGCAGAAGCACCGCCTGCCGCTGGAGAAGATCGACTTCACGCTGACGAACCACAACGACGACCTGATGGTCATCCGGATACCGCTCGAGCTGAAGAAGGACAAGGGCGACCTGATCCTGATCATCCCCCACCTCATCGAGTTCAGCACCTATATCATCGATACCGTAGGAACTGCCTCTATTGTCTCCATTGTGGACAGAGATTC GGTGCAACACAATGTGGTCAAGGGCAAGGGCGGCGTCATCGACATCCAAACAGGCGCTGAGCCGGGTGTGGTTCGTGATAAGGGCCATCTAGTTATC ATTGGAACGCAATAA
- the LOC108013391 gene encoding serine/threonine-protein phosphatase 1 regulatory subunit 10 isoform X2, with the protein MRKPRARCEIIPDAPGIKRHCSWRGQVIRREIMDRRVTAISLIFLPLLGSTFCFQEKAPVQSSLISGQARTDKQQQLDDPLGSGRVLEEHLMKTIEDQHPRQYGYGPLLPWSPAPPPPPPPIYPQRPWVPPPPPGPGPPPPPPGPGPPFPPPPVQPPFYNPFYNGFNYYGGYGYGGFGYPGFGGFSGYPYYPFFRSSAGVGEVDNQLAVPEGLTPSGIPGVFQGRATLLSQPNFLEGRNNANIVPLYHLLQMARA; encoded by the exons ATGAGAAAACCGAGAGCAAGATGTGAGATTATTCCAGATGCACCGGGTATAAAAAGGCATTGCAGCTGGAGAGGTCAGGTTATTCGGAGAGAGATCATGGATCGAAGAGTGACAGCTATTTCGTTGA TTTTCCTGCCCCTGCTGGGGAGCACGTTCTGTTTCCAGGAGAAGGCTCCGGTGCAGTCGAGCCTGATCTCCGGACAGGCCAGGACGGATAAGCAGCAACAACTGGACGATCCACTGGGCAGTGGACGCGTGCTCGAAGAGCACCTGATGAAGACCATTG AGGATCAGCACCCGCGGCAGTATGGCTACGGTCCTCTGCTACCATGGTCGCCGGCACCGCCACCTCCCCCGCCACCCATTTACCCGCAGCGTCCTTGGGTGCCACCACCGCCTCCGGGACCAGGACCGCCACCACCGCCTCCGGGACCAGGACCGCCatttcctcctcctccagtcCAGCCGCCCTTCTACAATCCCTTCTACAATGGCTTCAACTACTACGGCGGCTATGGATATGGGGGCTTTGGCTATCCCGGCTTCGGCGGCTTTTCTGGCTATCCCTACTACCCCTTCTTCCGCTCCTCGGCAGGAGTCGGCGAGGTGGATAACCAACTGGCCGTTCCCGAGGGTCTCACGCCCTCCGGCATTCCTGGCGTTTTCCAGGGCAGGGCCACCCTGCTGTCCCAACCAAACTTCCTCGAGGGCAGGAACAACGCCAACATTGTGCCATTATATCATCTGCTCCAAATGGCCAGGGCCTAG
- the Myo61F gene encoding unconventional myosin IC isoform X3 — METGLHERDRAGVQDFVLLENYQDDGAFIENLKKRFQENLIYTYIGQVLVSVNPYKQLPIYTADHVKAYRNKHFYEMPPHIFAVTDNAFRSLIEENRGQCVLISGESGSGKTEASKKVLQFIAACSGNQTTVEGVKDRLLKSNPVLEAFGNAKTNRNDNSSRFGKYMDIQFDFKGAPIGGNILNYLLEKSRVVAQMGGERNFHIFYQLLAGADEALLQELRLERALDRYSYLTDGLNGSVTSINDADSFKQVQQALSVIDFSQEEQREIFGIVASILHLGNVSFIEVEGNAKVNSRDLVVTAARLLGVNATELEAALTHRTIDARGDVVTSPLIHELAIYARDALAKAVYDRLFSWLVQRLNISLQAKETRGARNNVMGILDIYGFEIFQKNSFEQFCINFCNEKLQQLFIELTLKSEQDEYRREGIEWIPVEYFDNKVICNLIEEKHKGIISILDEECLRPGEPTDKTFLEKLTQKLAQHHHYVCHEKAPAHIKKIMLRDEFRLVHYAGEVTYSVNGFLDKNNDLLFRDLKETLSKAGNGIVRSCFPEKELRSLKRPETAITQFRASLNNLMDILMCKEPSYIRCIKPNDLQTATVFNDELVLHQVKYLGLMENLRVRRAGFAYRRTYELFLERYKSLSKSTWPNYKGPGGPKAGVQQLVKDLGWDEEKYRVGETKLFIRWPRTLFDTEDAYQEKKHQIAAIIQAHWKGLVQRRKYLKLRAQVIILQSYCRRKLAQQAAKKRREAADKIRAFIKGFITRNDAPNGFNEEFIANAKRMWLLRLAKELPTKVLDKSWPHAPGHCVEASGILHRLHRLHLARIYRLKLTAQQKRQFELKVLAEKVFKDKKNNYPSSVSSWFQEDRIPKEHIQRVNDFVASTFGSEQLKYQSFCTKFDRHGYKSRDRFILLSNKAVYVLDGKTYKQKHRLPLEKIDFTLTNHNDDLMVIRIPLELKKDKGDLILIIPHLIEFSTYIIDTVGTASIVSIVDRDSVQHNVVKGKGGVIDIQTGAEPGVVRDKGHLVIIGTQ, encoded by the exons ATGGAGACGGGTTTGCACGAAAGAGATCGTGCTGGAGTGCAGGACTTTGTGCTTCTGGAAAACTACCAGGACGATGGTGCCTTCATTGAGAACCTGAAAAAGCGTTTCCAGGAGAACCTGATTTAT ACCTACATTGGCCAGGTGCTAGTCTCCGTGAATCCCTACAAGCAGCTGCCCATTTATACGGCTGACCATGTCAAGGCGTACAGGAACAAGCACTTCTACGAGATGCCCCCACACAT CTTCGCGGTGACCGATAATGCCTTCCGTTCGCTGATCGAGGAGAACCGTGGCCAGTGTGTCCTGATCTCCGGCGAGAGTGGTTCCGGCAAGACGGAGGCCTCCAAGAAGGTGCTGCAGTTCATAGCCGCCTGCTCAGGCAACCAGACTACCGTCGAGGGTGTCAAGGATCGTCTGCTGAAGAGTAATCCTGTCCTGGAAGCTTTCGGAAATGCCAAGACGAACAGGAACGACAACTCCTCCCGCTTCGGCAAGTACATGGACATCCAGTTCGACTTCAAGGGAGCTCCCATTGGAGGAAACATCCTCAACTATCTGCTGGAGAAGTCGCGAGTGGTGGCCCAAATGGGTGGCGAGCGCAACTTCCACATCTTCTATCAACTGCTGGCCGGCGCCGATGAGGCTCTTCTGCAGGAACTGCGTCTGGAGCGGGCTCTGGACAGATATAGCTACCTGACAGATGGG CTCAATGGCAGTGTGACGAGCATCAACGATGCGGATAGCTTCAAGCAGGTGCAGCAGGCTTTGAGTGTGATCGACTTCAGCCAGGAGGAGCAGCGCGAGATCTTTGGGATTGTGGCGAGTATCCTGCACCTGGGAAACGTCAGTTTCATTGaggtggagggtaatgccaaGGTGAACAGCAGGGATCTGGTGGTCACCGCCGCTCGGTTGCTGGGCGTGAATGCCACCGAACTGGAGGCCGCCCTGACCCACCGCACCATCGATGCTCGTGGGGATGTGGTCACTTCGCCACTCATCCATGAGCTGGCCATCTATGCCAGGGATGCCCTGGCCAAGGCTGTCTACGATCGTTTGTTCTCCTGGTTGGTCCAGCGTCTTAACATCTCGCTCCAGGCGAAGGAGACGCGTGGAGCCAGAAACAATGTGATGGGCATCCTGGACATCTACGGGTTCGAGATCTTCCAGAAGAACAGCTTTGAGCAGTTCTGCATCAATTTCTGCAACGAGAAGCTGCAGCAGTTGTTCATCGAGCTGACCCTGAAATCGGAGCAGGATGAGTACAGGAGGGAGGGCATCGAATGGATACCCGTGGAGTACTTCGACAACAAGGTGATCTGCAATCTGATCGAGGAGAAGCACAAGGGCATCATCTCTATATTAGATGAGGAGTGCCTGCGACCGGGAGAGCCCACGGATAAGACGTTCCTGGAGAAGCTCACCCAGAAACTGGCGCAGCACCACCACTACGTTTGCCATGAGAAGGCTCCGGCCCACATCAAGAAGATCATGCTGCGGGATGAGTTCCGTCTGGTCCACTATGCCGGCGAGGTCACCTACAGCGTGAATGGCTTCCTGGACAAGAACAACGATCTGCTGTTCAGGGATCTCAAGGAGACCCTCAGCAAGGCGGGCAATGGCATTGTGAGGAGCTGCTTCCCGGAGAAGGAGCTCCGCAGCCTTAAGCGTCCCGAGACGGCCATCACCCAGTTCCGAGCTTCGTTGAACAACCTCATGGACATCCTGATGTGCAAGGAGCCCAGTTACATCCGCTGCATCAAGCCAAATGACCTGCAGACTGCCACCGTCTTCAACGATGAGTTGGTCCTCCACCAGGTCAAGTACCTGGGACTGATGGAGAACCTGAGGGTGAGGCGAGCTGGTTTCGCCTACCGTCGCACCTATGAGCTCTTCCTGGAGCGCTACAAGTCGCTGAGCAAGTCCACGTGGCCCAATTACAAGGGACCTGGTGGCCCGAAGGCAGGAGTCCAGCAGCTGGTCAAGGATCTGGGCTGGGACGAGGAGAAGTACCGGGTGGGCGAGACGAAGCTGTTCATTCGCTGGCCCAGGACCCTGTTCGATACGGAGGATGCCTACCAGGAGAAGAAGCACCAGATAGCCGCGATCATCCAGGCCCACTGGAAGGGATTGGTGCAGAGGAGGAAGTACCTTAAGCTGCGTGCCCAGGTGATCATCCTGCAGAGCTACTGCAGGAGGAAGTTGGCCCAGCAGGCGGCAAAGAAGCGCCGTGAGGCGGCCGACAAGATCAGGGCCTTCATCAAGGGCTTCATCACGAGGAACGATGCTCCGAATGGCTTCAACGAGGAGTTCATCGCCAATGCCAAGCGAATGTGGCTGCTCCGGCTGGCCAAGGAGCTGCCCACCAAGGTGCTGGACAAGAGCTGGCCCCATGCCCCGGGACATTGTGTTGAGGCCTCTGGCATCCTGCACCGCCTGCATCGCCTCCATCTGGCCAGGATTTACCGCCTGAAACTGACGGCCCAGCAGAAGAGGCAGTTTGAGTTGAAGGTTCTCGCGGAGAAGGTCTTCAAGGACAAGAAGAACAACTATCCCAGTAGTGTGTCCAGCTGGTTCCAGGAGGATCGCATCCCCAAGGAGCACATCCAACGGGTCAACGACTTTGTGGCCAGTACCTTTGGCAGCGAGCAGCTGAAGTACCAGTCCTTCTGCACCAAGTTCGACAGACATGGCTACAAGTCCCGCGATCGCTTCATCCTGCTGAGCAACAAGGCCGTCTACGTTCTGGACGGGAAGACCTACAAGCAGAAGCACCGCCTGCCGCTGGAGAAGATCGACTTCACGCTGACGAACCACAACGACGACCTGATGGTCATCCGGATACCGCTCGAGCTGAAGAAGGACAAGGGCGACCTGATCCTGATCATCCCCCACCTCATCGAGTTCAGCACCTATATCATCGATACCGTAGGAACTGCCTCTATTGTCTCCATTGTGGACAGAGATTC GGTGCAACACAATGTGGTCAAGGGCAAGGGCGGCGTCATCGACATCCAAACAGGCGCTGAGCCGGGTGTGGTTCGTGATAAGGGCCATCTAGTTATC ATTGGAACGCAATAA
- the Myo61F gene encoding unconventional myosin IC isoform X1 produces MYIEIQSLICGLMEDKDVQDYTSQIKMETGLHERDRAGVQDFVLLENYQDDGAFIENLKKRFQENLIYTYIGQVLVSVNPYKQLPIYTADHVKAYRNKHFYEMPPHIFAVTDNAFRSLIEENRGQCVLISGESGSGKTEASKKVLQFIAACSGNQTTVEGVKDRLLKSNPVLEAFGNAKTNRNDNSSRFGKYMDIQFDFKGAPIGGNILNYLLEKSRVVAQMGGERNFHIFYQLLAGADEALLQELRLERALDRYSYLTDGLNGSVTSINDADSFKQVQQALSVIDFSQEEQREIFGIVASILHLGNVSFIEVEGNAKVNSRDLVVTAARLLGVNATELEAALTHRTIDARGDVVTSPLIHELAIYARDALAKAVYDRLFSWLVQRLNISLQAKETRGARNNVMGILDIYGFEIFQKNSFEQFCINFCNEKLQQLFIELTLKSEQDEYRREGIEWIPVEYFDNKVICNLIEEKHKGIISILDEECLRPGEPTDKTFLEKLTQKLAQHHHYVCHEKAPAHIKKIMLRDEFRLVHYAGEVTYSVNGFLDKNNDLLFRDLKETLSKAGNGIVRSCFPEKELRSLKRPETAITQFRASLNNLMDILMCKEPSYIRCIKPNDLQTATVFNDELVLHQVKYLGLMENLRVRRAGFAYRRTYELFLERYKSLSKSTWPNYKGPGGPKAGVQQLVKDLGWDEEKYRVGETKLFIRWPRTLFDTEDAYQEKKHQIAAIIQAHWKGLVQRRKYLKLRAQVIILQSYCRRKLAQQAAKKRREAADKIRAFIKGFITRNDAPNGFNEEFIANAKRMWLLRLAKELPTKVLDKSWPHAPGHCVEASGILHRLHRLHLARIYRLKLTAQQKRQFELKVLAEKVFKDKKNNYPSSVSSWFQEDRIPKEHIQRVNDFVASTFGSEQLKYQSFCTKFDRHGYKSRDRFILLSNKAVYVLDGKTYKQKHRLPLEKIDFTLTNHNDDLMVIRIPLELKKDKGDLILIIPHLIEFSTYIIDTVGTASIVSIVDRDSVQHNVVKGKGGVIDIQTGAEPGVVRDKGHLVIIGTQ; encoded by the exons atgTACATTGAAATTCAGTCTTTAATCTGCGGTCTAATGGAAGATAAAGATGTTCAAGA TTATACTTCTCAAATCAAAATGGAGACGGGTTTGCACGAAAGAGATCGTGCTGGAGTGCAGGACTTTGTGCTTCTGGAAAACTACCAGGACGATGGTGCCTTCATTGAGAACCTGAAAAAGCGTTTCCAGGAGAACCTGATTTAT ACCTACATTGGCCAGGTGCTAGTCTCCGTGAATCCCTACAAGCAGCTGCCCATTTATACGGCTGACCATGTCAAGGCGTACAGGAACAAGCACTTCTACGAGATGCCCCCACACAT CTTCGCGGTGACCGATAATGCCTTCCGTTCGCTGATCGAGGAGAACCGTGGCCAGTGTGTCCTGATCTCCGGCGAGAGTGGTTCCGGCAAGACGGAGGCCTCCAAGAAGGTGCTGCAGTTCATAGCCGCCTGCTCAGGCAACCAGACTACCGTCGAGGGTGTCAAGGATCGTCTGCTGAAGAGTAATCCTGTCCTGGAAGCTTTCGGAAATGCCAAGACGAACAGGAACGACAACTCCTCCCGCTTCGGCAAGTACATGGACATCCAGTTCGACTTCAAGGGAGCTCCCATTGGAGGAAACATCCTCAACTATCTGCTGGAGAAGTCGCGAGTGGTGGCCCAAATGGGTGGCGAGCGCAACTTCCACATCTTCTATCAACTGCTGGCCGGCGCCGATGAGGCTCTTCTGCAGGAACTGCGTCTGGAGCGGGCTCTGGACAGATATAGCTACCTGACAGATGGG CTCAATGGCAGTGTGACGAGCATCAACGATGCGGATAGCTTCAAGCAGGTGCAGCAGGCTTTGAGTGTGATCGACTTCAGCCAGGAGGAGCAGCGCGAGATCTTTGGGATTGTGGCGAGTATCCTGCACCTGGGAAACGTCAGTTTCATTGaggtggagggtaatgccaaGGTGAACAGCAGGGATCTGGTGGTCACCGCCGCTCGGTTGCTGGGCGTGAATGCCACCGAACTGGAGGCCGCCCTGACCCACCGCACCATCGATGCTCGTGGGGATGTGGTCACTTCGCCACTCATCCATGAGCTGGCCATCTATGCCAGGGATGCCCTGGCCAAGGCTGTCTACGATCGTTTGTTCTCCTGGTTGGTCCAGCGTCTTAACATCTCGCTCCAGGCGAAGGAGACGCGTGGAGCCAGAAACAATGTGATGGGCATCCTGGACATCTACGGGTTCGAGATCTTCCAGAAGAACAGCTTTGAGCAGTTCTGCATCAATTTCTGCAACGAGAAGCTGCAGCAGTTGTTCATCGAGCTGACCCTGAAATCGGAGCAGGATGAGTACAGGAGGGAGGGCATCGAATGGATACCCGTGGAGTACTTCGACAACAAGGTGATCTGCAATCTGATCGAGGAGAAGCACAAGGGCATCATCTCTATATTAGATGAGGAGTGCCTGCGACCGGGAGAGCCCACGGATAAGACGTTCCTGGAGAAGCTCACCCAGAAACTGGCGCAGCACCACCACTACGTTTGCCATGAGAAGGCTCCGGCCCACATCAAGAAGATCATGCTGCGGGATGAGTTCCGTCTGGTCCACTATGCCGGCGAGGTCACCTACAGCGTGAATGGCTTCCTGGACAAGAACAACGATCTGCTGTTCAGGGATCTCAAGGAGACCCTCAGCAAGGCGGGCAATGGCATTGTGAGGAGCTGCTTCCCGGAGAAGGAGCTCCGCAGCCTTAAGCGTCCCGAGACGGCCATCACCCAGTTCCGAGCTTCGTTGAACAACCTCATGGACATCCTGATGTGCAAGGAGCCCAGTTACATCCGCTGCATCAAGCCAAATGACCTGCAGACTGCCACCGTCTTCAACGATGAGTTGGTCCTCCACCAGGTCAAGTACCTGGGACTGATGGAGAACCTGAGGGTGAGGCGAGCTGGTTTCGCCTACCGTCGCACCTATGAGCTCTTCCTGGAGCGCTACAAGTCGCTGAGCAAGTCCACGTGGCCCAATTACAAGGGACCTGGTGGCCCGAAGGCAGGAGTCCAGCAGCTGGTCAAGGATCTGGGCTGGGACGAGGAGAAGTACCGGGTGGGCGAGACGAAGCTGTTCATTCGCTGGCCCAGGACCCTGTTCGATACGGAGGATGCCTACCAGGAGAAGAAGCACCAGATAGCCGCGATCATCCAGGCCCACTGGAAGGGATTGGTGCAGAGGAGGAAGTACCTTAAGCTGCGTGCCCAGGTGATCATCCTGCAGAGCTACTGCAGGAGGAAGTTGGCCCAGCAGGCGGCAAAGAAGCGCCGTGAGGCGGCCGACAAGATCAGGGCCTTCATCAAGGGCTTCATCACGAGGAACGATGCTCCGAATGGCTTCAACGAGGAGTTCATCGCCAATGCCAAGCGAATGTGGCTGCTCCGGCTGGCCAAGGAGCTGCCCACCAAGGTGCTGGACAAGAGCTGGCCCCATGCCCCGGGACATTGTGTTGAGGCCTCTGGCATCCTGCACCGCCTGCATCGCCTCCATCTGGCCAGGATTTACCGCCTGAAACTGACGGCCCAGCAGAAGAGGCAGTTTGAGTTGAAGGTTCTCGCGGAGAAGGTCTTCAAGGACAAGAAGAACAACTATCCCAGTAGTGTGTCCAGCTGGTTCCAGGAGGATCGCATCCCCAAGGAGCACATCCAACGGGTCAACGACTTTGTGGCCAGTACCTTTGGCAGCGAGCAGCTGAAGTACCAGTCCTTCTGCACCAAGTTCGACAGACATGGCTACAAGTCCCGCGATCGCTTCATCCTGCTGAGCAACAAGGCCGTCTACGTTCTGGACGGGAAGACCTACAAGCAGAAGCACCGCCTGCCGCTGGAGAAGATCGACTTCACGCTGACGAACCACAACGACGACCTGATGGTCATCCGGATACCGCTCGAGCTGAAGAAGGACAAGGGCGACCTGATCCTGATCATCCCCCACCTCATCGAGTTCAGCACCTATATCATCGATACCGTAGGAACTGCCTCTATTGTCTCCATTGTGGACAGAGATTC GGTGCAACACAATGTGGTCAAGGGCAAGGGCGGCGTCATCGACATCCAAACAGGCGCTGAGCCGGGTGTGGTTCGTGATAAGGGCCATCTAGTTATC ATTGGAACGCAATAA